The window CAGAACTTTAGCGCCAAAATATGCTAGTTCGGTTGCTTCCCGAAAATTGAGTTGTGGTATAGATTTAGCTTGCGACACGAGCCGAGGATCACAGGTAAAAATACCGCTTACATCAGTCCAAATCTCAATAGCCTCTGCCGAAAGGGCTGCACCAATGAGACTGGCAGTATAGTCCGAGCCTTCAAATCCGAGGGTAGTGGTACGGCCGCTTTCATCCTGACCATAATAACCGCCGAGTATGGGAATGTTGCCTTCTTCCAAGATATCAATCAACCGATTGTTGTGTTGATGAATAAAATCCATGTCGGGGTTGGCCTCCCCAAAATTAGAATCTGTACGGATAATATCAGCAGCGTCAATCCAACTGGCAGGACGTCCACTGGCTGTAGCACATTTGGCAAACAGATACGAAGAGAGACGCTCTCCGATAGACGAAATAGCATCTTTGGAGCCGGCTGTAAGTTCTTGGGTATTATGTACTTCGGTCAGATAGTCTTTAAGTTCATCAATCCGATTATCAATCCAGTTGATACATTTATCGGACGTTGGTTGCTTATTTGAGAACTCAGTAAAAAAGTTTGTTATTAGTTGTTTATGACGCTGCTTAATATTGTCAGCTATTTCATGAGATTCTTGGAGATTATGTAACGCTTTTTCTGCGGCTGCTACCAGTTTTCGGGTTGTACGTGCTGTAGCTGAAACAACAATAACAGGTTTTTCATAGCGATTAATAATATCAATAATCCGCCTCCAGCTATCTTCGTCGCCCATCGAAGTGCCGCCGAATTTAAGAACGTGCATTAAAAATCGATTTTAAAATTTTAATTGTTGAGTTTCGATATCAATAGATGTGAAGATATTTAAATCTTACCAAACACTCGAGATTGTGATACTTTTTTCGATATGAAATGAGATAAAAGATAAGCGTTCTTGCAGAGGTTATAATCCAACATCAACAGAATAGCTAAAACCTTGTTTAGTAATTTCTTTTTGGTGGTCATTAATAAACTCAGCGATAAAATAACTGGGTACTACCTGAGTGATACCATACGAAATTCGTTTTTTAGGAACAATGTAGGGAGTGCCAGTATATGGTTTAATGGCAGTATCAGATTTCGAAGAATCGGGACGCGGAACCAATATTCGTTCTGTGGAGACAGAAGCAGAACGTGCCATACCCACCCAGTCAAGCGTTTTGTAGTTGTCTTTACTTGCTAATACTAATCCACCGCTTATGCCTGGGTTAAAAATGGCATCGCTGGTAAGAAGGTGGCTTTCAGTATCAGTAAATTTGCTAACAATACCCCGCGTAACCATTGGGTACCCTTTGGGAAAACCAAGAATATAAAGAAATGATCCTGCTTGTAAATTTCTGGAATTCCCTATATCGAAAGGCAAAGAAGCTTTCGAAAACTCAGCTTTCTCACTTTGAATTGTTAACATTGCTAGGTCCACAAAACGATCTGACGCAATGATATTGAATTGGTTTACTTTTTGACCATCGAAACCTATATCACTTTGTTGTTGCTTAATTTTGATTGATTTGATGTACTTGTTGGTTATGATATTGTCACCTTTGAAATAATTGATGGTAGTATCAGGTGAGGTGACCACGTGGGAGCACGTGATTAGTAATGAACGGTCTTTATTTTGTTGCAATACAATAGCAGTGCCGGCCGAACTGTTTTCAGTGGATACCTGACTATCAGCAATTTTTGACAAATCATTCGTCTTTATATCATTCAGTGTAATGCGAGGATTCTTGAAATAATAATTTTGGTAATGGGCGGTGGATAGTATGCGTAAAATTGACCTTTCAGCTCTTTTAAGATACTGCGAGGTACCTTGAGATGGGAACGCACTGGTGTAATATTTAGATTTTGCCTGTCTTTCAACATTATCAGATACATTTGAAGTACTGGAGCAGCCAGTGGCTAAACTGCCAATCAAGATGAGAAGCAGTACATTTTTCATGCGATCCTTATTTTACATCAGTTTAGAGTTGTAGCATCTGCTGTTTGTAATTCTTGTTGCATCTCTTCCTCAATAGAAACATAAAATACTTTATCTCCAGATGTAGTCCCCGGTGGGTTATCTACAGTAAATGGTTTAATAACGTGGTTCGATGCAATAACGAATAAGGGAATAATAAAATTATCATTTTGTTCTTTAAATTCCTCAAATGATAATTCATCGGTAATTTTTTGAACGGATATACTTCCTTTTTGGGAGATAATTTTTGAAATTCGTTCAAAATTCAGGGCGTCATGAAATAGCAGTCTTCCACTTAGATGACTGGTTACGTCTTTATTGTCAGAATGGCCTTGTGTGTTGGGTGCTAGCTGAAAAACATGAGAACGGCCAAAAATTTCACCAAACCGCAGTGCGGCCAGTGAGTTAACCTCATCATTGGGGGTTAACGAAAGCATCCGTCCTACACCATCCAGATCGAGTTCTTCGAGGGCAAGTTCAGAAAGAATGTTGCCTTGATAGGTTTCTAGCCCTCTTGATTTAGCTTTAGCTGTATTTTTCCAGTTTGAGTCGGCAACGAGAACTTTGAATCCTTCATTCTTAATTGTTTCTGCAATTTTTAAAGACCACTTATGTGCACCCAGTATAAGAACCCCATTGGGTACTGGTTTGGCTACGCCCAGCTTTCGGGCCACCCATGCTGCCGGGATACCGTATATAATTACCGTACTGATGATGACAATGAAAACAATGGGTACTAACTGGTTGGCTTTTTCAAAGCCGTTTGCTGCCAGTTGGATAGCAAAAATAGAAGAAATTGAAGCAGCAACTACACCGCGGGGAGCCATCCAGGAAAGGAATAATTTTTCGCGCCAGTTAACTTCAGAAAATAAGGTTGAGATATAGACTGAAAGCGGGCGTGCAATAACAATGAGAATCACCAGAAAAAGTACTATTCCCCAGTTTAAGCTGGCTAGCAGGTTACTGAGTTCTACTCGGGCAGCGAGCAATATAAAGAGGGCAGAAAGCAGTAGTACACGCAGGTTTTCTTTAAATTCAACAATATGATTAATGCGTGCTGTTTTTTGGTTAGCGAGCGCAATCCCCATAAGTGTAGTAGCCCACAAGCCGGATTCGTGTTGCAGCATGTGCGATATGGTAAAAACGGCCACCACCACCATTAAATTAACCGGGTTTTGCAGATAGTCGGGCAGTAGGTGTCGTTTTAGTAAAAAGTAAATTAATGCGGCACCGGCAAGACCAACAATGGTACCAAAGAAAATAGTTTTAACGATACTCATGATAGCTACGCTGGTAGCCGCCGAAAAACTAGTACTCAAAATCACTTCAAATACAAGTACCGCTAACATAGCGCCAATAGGGTCAATTACGATTCCTTCCCATTTTAGGATGGACCCCACTTGTCCTGAGGGACGAACCTGTCGCAGTAATGGAATAATAACCGTAGGGCCGGTAACCACAAGTATGGCTCCCAGCAGAATGGACAGTTCCATTCCAAAATCAAAAATATAATAAGCTGCAAAGCCAGAGATAACCCAAGTGATGACGACACCGACAGTGACGAGTTTTCCGATGACACTTCCAACATCTTTCAATTCCGAGAATCGAAGACTTAAGCCTCCCTCAAAAAGAATAATAGCTACAGAAACTGAGATAAAGGGTGTTAGCAGATCGCCCATGAGCAGATCAGGATCCAGCAGGTTAAAAACGGGCCCTGCCAAAATGCCTGAAATCAATAAAAGCAGTATAGCCGGTAGTTTAGTTTTCCAGGCCAACCATTGTGCCCCGATACCAAAGACGAGAATGCTCGTTATTCCGATAAGTAAATTAGCGCTCATAAAACTAAAAAATTAAAACGTTACTTTTACGTAAAAATTTCCGGTTCTAAAATGATTAAAGATGAAATAATAACCAAAGATTATTCCTTAACCATTCCGAATATCCGTAATTTATAAATGTTTATTTATAGATCTATTGAATAGATCATCTGATAATAAAAGGGAATGATTTGCATTCAAAATCACTTAATATAATTCCTTTTGTCACAAAATGGAAGATAACTACAAGAATTGAAAAAGGATAAATTCATGACGGGATTATTCGAACAAATATTATTGCTATAATTGTCAACACTGCCTTTATTTATAATTTTTAAACATTTTGAAACAGATAAAGCAATGAAAAAACAAATTAGAAATGTATATTAATGAGCCTTATTTCGAATTTCGAATAAACTTTTTGCAATAACTAAAAGTCTGAGATTGTGTCAACTAGTATATCTGATAAAATAAAACATTTTTTCAAAAAAGATTCAGCAGCTGGAATGATGTTGTTGTTTGCAACCATTCTTGCCCTGGTTGTTGCTAATAGTCCGCTTTACGAAATGTATCACCATCTTATGGAGATGCATATCCAGCTGGGTGTTGGTGATTTAACTATTAATGAAACTGTTCACCACTGGATCAATGACGGTCTTATGGCCATATTTTTCTTGCTGGTTGGATTGGAGATTAAGCGAGAGCTAAAGTATGGGGAACTTTCTACTGTGCAATCAGCTTTATTGCCCGCTGTTGCAGCGGTCGGTGGTGCTATGATACCTGCTTTAATTTACTGGGGATTTAATGCCGGGACAGCAAATATGGGAGGTTGGGCAATTCCAATGGCTACCGATATTGCTTTCGTCATTGGGGTTGTAGCACTGCTAGGAACACGAGTGCCGGTGTGGGCTAAAGTATTTGTGACAGCTATCGCTGTTGTGGATGATCTTATTGCAGTGTTGATAATTGCCTTCTTTTATACTGAATCAATTAGTATGGTGGCATTGGGAATTGCAGCGGTATGCCTGCTCGTATTGCTATTATTTAACTATCGAGGAGTCAACAAAATTTCTCCGTATATGATAATTGGATTTATCATGTGGTGGGCCGTTCTTAAATCAGGTGTCCACGCAACAATTGCTGGTGTAATGTTGGGATTTGTAATGCCGGCTAGCCGAGGATGGAGCCTGGAGCGGTTGAAAGAATATGCCCAAGAAGGTTTTGACTTGTTTAAACAGGCTGAAGACGAAGATATGCCTGTTACTAAGGAGCAGGCCCTAAATCATATGGAAGAGACGGTGAATCATGCAGAATCTCCACTGCATCGCTTAGAGCATAAATTACATTTTTCGGTCTATTTTCTGATTATGCCAATCTTCGCCTTTGCTAACGCGGGGGTTGTCTTTGATCCTGAGGTGATGGGACACGCTTTAGTTTCTACCTTGACATGGGGTGTTGCTATTGGACTGTTTGTGGGTAAGCAGATAGGAATATTTGGATTTACTTGGATTCTCACCAAGTTGGGACTTACTGATTTAGCTGATAATAAGGAAACCTGGAAAGTGGTTTATGGTGTTGCTCTGCTTGCCGGAATAGGCTTTACGATGTCATTATTTATCGGCAATCTTTCGTTTACAGATTTCGAACATCTGGAGTTTGCTAAGATTGGTATCCTGTTAGGATCTCTAGTGAGTGGGTGTTTGGGATACTTTGTGCTTAGTCTTCAGCCATCTTTCGGTGCTGATACCCAAGAACCATTAGATGTACCTGAAGGTAATGAAGTGCAATAATCATTAGTTGTTTCACTCTAGGGCAGCTGTATGATACAGCTGCCCTTTTTTATTGCTTATTAAATTTTCCTAAGGCAAGATGTAATACGTCTTAATTATCCAATGAAATCGATGGGTCAGCAATGGTACCTTGGAGAGGTATTTGGATACCCTTTTTCGTCTTTGGAAGAGAAAAAGAAAAAAGGGTTTCAATATTTTCCAATGTTTTTTGGAACGACGGTGAAAGATCAGTAATAGTAATTCTAGTATCCTGAAATGCTGAATTACCAATTGGTCGGTAAGTTTGTAGAAATCCCGAGCTTGAGATGAGTGCAAGTTCTGATTGGAGGATCCAATTAATGGCTTTCAACCGGGACTTTTTTGTAGGTGAAGTACTGATATTAAATGATTTAAAAGGTATAGTATCAGTGGGATATCCCAGTCCTTTAATGATAAAGCTGTATTTTTGCTGTTGTGAGGAGGTAGGGGACCATACAATATTTTGTGCCGAAATCTGATGGGCGATATTGAAAAGTGACAATGGGCGATCCGGTGGAATGCTTGCTTGATATTGCATGTGACGAGCTTTAATTGATGAACGACTGTTACCCGGCAGCACAGTTGTAAATCCGGAAAATGTGGCTTTGATATTATGATTTGTAGAGCGGTTTGTACTGTCAGTCAGTTGTTGTATAAGGTCCAGAGCATTTCCTTGATAGCTGAGGGTTAATGTATCTGATTTCACTTCCTGTATGCCGGATGATATAGTATAGGAGGGACGTATAGCCGAGAGGTTGAGTTCGGTAAGGTTTTTGAGTCCGTATTTTAACCCGCCAAAATAAATATTTAATACGTCAAGATAACTGATATCAAACGATAAGCGGTTAGCTCGCTGTATGTGATTATTGAAGATGACCGTCCAATCGTTAACAGTAATATCGGCTGCAAAGGGGGTGACATCGATTGAGGAATACTGAGCAGAGATATTCCCATGTTGTTGAGCCTGCTTTTGTATAGCCTCGTCGAGTTGCTGTTCGGCTTGGGAAGCGGCGTAAAAATGGTAGCCCACAATAAGAATCATGAGCCCCGCAAGGCCTATGAGGTAATATCTTTTATGCATGGTTTTTATACCACAGATTTGTACAGATTAAAATAGATAACGCCAATTTTTAAAATCAGTTTATATCTGTGGTCAACTTATCCAGAATTTTATCGAAGGTATAACTGTCTTCTTCACTTGCTTTCATATTCCGAAGCGTGAATTTACCTTCAGCTAGTTCGTTGCCACCCACAATAATAACATGACGGGCATTTTCGCGGTCAGCATCTTTCATTTGTGATTTGATAGATCGACCGATGTAATCCATGGAGGCCGAAAGTCCCGCAGCCCGAAGCTTGGGTAAATGTTCCAGTCCCCATTTTCGTGCTTCTTCACCGAGCGTAACGATATAGACATCCAGCATTTCTTCTTCCACCAGATTGATGTCGAGCTCTTGGCAAGCAATAAACAATCGTTCCATACCGGCTGCAAAGCCGACAGCAGGTGTATGTTGACCACCAATTTCTTCGATGAGCAGGTCATAGCGTCCACCGCCGCCAAGTGCATCCTGGGAACCTAAATCGGGACTGATGAGCTCAAATGCAGTACGTGTGTAATAATCTAGCCCGCGTACCAGGTGCGGATCTTCTTCGAAAGAAATGTCTAGTTCAGTGAGCAGCTCTTTTACCCGCTGATAATGTTCAGCTGTCTCCTCGGTTAAGAAATCTGTGATGACCGGTGCGTCTTCAATAAAAGACTGATCTTCCTCTTCTTTAGAATCCAGAATACGCAGTGGATTGTTTTCAAAGCGTTTCTGAGAAATACTGCTTAGCTTATCAAGATGTGGACGGAAATAATCTT is drawn from Fodinibius salinus and contains these coding sequences:
- a CDS encoding S1 family peptidase — translated: MKNVLLLILIGSLATGCSSTSNVSDNVERQAKSKYYTSAFPSQGTSQYLKRAERSILRILSTAHYQNYYFKNPRITLNDIKTNDLSKIADSQVSTENSSAGTAIVLQQNKDRSLLITCSHVVTSPDTTINYFKGDNIITNKYIKSIKIKQQQSDIGFDGQKVNQFNIIASDRFVDLAMLTIQSEKAEFSKASLPFDIGNSRNLQAGSFLYILGFPKGYPMVTRGIVSKFTDTESHLLTSDAIFNPGISGGLVLASKDNYKTLDWVGMARSASVSTERILVPRPDSSKSDTAIKPYTGTPYIVPKKRISYGITQVVPSYFIAEFINDHQKEITKQGFSYSVDVGL
- the nhaA gene encoding Na+/H+ antiporter NhaA; this translates as MSTSISDKIKHFFKKDSAAGMMLLFATILALVVANSPLYEMYHHLMEMHIQLGVGDLTINETVHHWINDGLMAIFFLLVGLEIKRELKYGELSTVQSALLPAVAAVGGAMIPALIYWGFNAGTANMGGWAIPMATDIAFVIGVVALLGTRVPVWAKVFVTAIAVVDDLIAVLIIAFFYTESISMVALGIAAVCLLVLLLFNYRGVNKISPYMIIGFIMWWAVLKSGVHATIAGVMLGFVMPASRGWSLERLKEYAQEGFDLFKQAEDEDMPVTKEQALNHMEETVNHAESPLHRLEHKLHFSVYFLIMPIFAFANAGVVFDPEVMGHALVSTLTWGVAIGLFVGKQIGIFGFTWILTKLGLTDLADNKETWKVVYGVALLAGIGFTMSLFIGNLSFTDFEHLEFAKIGILLGSLVSGCLGYFVLSLQPSFGADTQEPLDVPEGNEVQ
- a CDS encoding DUF945 domain-containing protein, translated to MHKRYYLIGLAGLMILIVGYHFYAASQAEQQLDEAIQKQAQQHGNISAQYSSIDVTPFAADITVNDWTVIFNNHIQRANRLSFDISYLDVLNIYFGGLKYGLKNLTELNLSAIRPSYTISSGIQEVKSDTLTLSYQGNALDLIQQLTDSTNRSTNHNIKATFSGFTTVLPGNSRSSIKARHMQYQASIPPDRPLSLFNIAHQISAQNIVWSPTSSQQQKYSFIIKGLGYPTDTIPFKSFNISTSPTKKSRLKAINWILQSELALISSSGFLQTYRPIGNSAFQDTRITITDLSPSFQKTLENIETLFSFSLPKTKKGIQIPLQGTIADPSISLDN
- a CDS encoding aspartate kinase is translated as MHVLKFGGTSMGDEDSWRRIIDIINRYEKPVIVVSATARTTRKLVAAAEKALHNLQESHEIADNIKQRHKQLITNFFTEFSNKQPTSDKCINWIDNRIDELKDYLTEVHNTQELTAGSKDAISSIGERLSSYLFAKCATASGRPASWIDAADIIRTDSNFGEANPDMDFIHQHNNRLIDILEEGNIPILGGYYGQDESGRTTTLGFEGSDYTASLIGAALSAEAIEIWTDVSGIFTCDPRLVSQAKSIPQLNFREATELAYFGAKVLHPSTTKPASLNDIPIRVKNIFAPEDAGTVISGDNQTDNGVKAMTSKQDCSILTITSSQTVMGYEFLAGVFDILRWHHLPVDVVTTTEASVSITIGNGHNLDEAAEQLRTFGTVDIINKQGIISLVGCPQKDMQSLIDNVLSSLDTDAVNLVSYSKSKGNLNIVTDEHLIESSVKTIHKRLFD
- a CDS encoding cation:proton antiporter, which translates into the protein MSANLLIGITSILVFGIGAQWLAWKTKLPAILLLLISGILAGPVFNLLDPDLLMGDLLTPFISVSVAIILFEGGLSLRFSELKDVGSVIGKLVTVGVVITWVISGFAAYYIFDFGMELSILLGAILVVTGPTVIIPLLRQVRPSGQVGSILKWEGIVIDPIGAMLAVLVFEVILSTSFSAATSVAIMSIVKTIFFGTIVGLAGAALIYFLLKRHLLPDYLQNPVNLMVVVAVFTISHMLQHESGLWATTLMGIALANQKTARINHIVEFKENLRVLLLSALFILLAARVELSNLLASLNWGIVLFLVILIVIARPLSVYISTLFSEVNWREKLFLSWMAPRGVVAASISSIFAIQLAANGFEKANQLVPIVFIVIISTVIIYGIPAAWVARKLGVAKPVPNGVLILGAHKWSLKIAETIKNEGFKVLVADSNWKNTAKAKSRGLETYQGNILSELALEELDLDGVGRMLSLTPNDEVNSLAALRFGEIFGRSHVFQLAPNTQGHSDNKDVTSHLSGRLLFHDALNFERISKIISQKGSISVQKITDELSFEEFKEQNDNFIIPLFVIASNHVIKPFTVDNPPGTTSGDKVFYVSIEEEMQQELQTADATTLN
- the hisS gene encoding histidine--tRNA ligase, coding for MAQPTFSTHVGMVDILPDEVRKWHKLEQIIHQEAKKFHFEEIRTPIMEQTELIARGVGEGTDIVSKEMFAFERGEDQYVLRPECTAPVARAFVEHHLEQRGGTQNLYYIGPMFRAEKPQKGRQRQFHQFGAEIIGADDPAADVDIIAFMMAIYDRVGISNTTLKINSVGEPESRKEYIEALKDYFRPHLDKLSSISQKRFENNPLRILDSKEEEDQSFIEDAPVITDFLTEETAEHYQRVKELLTELDISFEEDPHLVRGLDYYTRTAFELISPDLGSQDALGGGGRYDLLIEEIGGQHTPAVGFAAGMERLFIACQELDINLVEEEMLDVYIVTLGEEARKWGLEHLPKLRAAGLSASMDYIGRSIKSQMKDADRENARHVIIVGGNELAEGKFTLRNMKASEEDSYTFDKILDKLTTDIN